The window TATCGATTGGCTCGGACGCCTTCGATAGCGCCTACGATCGCGACGATGATCACCACGGCGACCACGGAAGCAACGATCAGCTTCTTACGAAGGGACCACCTTCGTGGGTCGTAACGTGGTGTTTGTGCTTCGGGCAGCTCCTTCTCTGGCCCTTGTCCTGGAGCAGGTACAGTTGTAGAGGCGGCAGGATCAACCGGTGTCTTTGGAACATCAGTGAGCGCAATCTCTGGTACGCAGGAAGTCGAACCGCTGTAGCGACCCAAATAATCGGGCGGGAATCTTCGGTCATCCATAGTGTGAGAGAGAtaaagagaagagaaaagtgAAGGGAGATGTCCGCGTAGGAAAGACAGTGACTTGAGAGATAGAGATGGCCCTTAGCATAGATTGATGGGGACTGGCGTCATAGTAGTCCTAGAATGTACTCGGACAGGATTAGCGGCAATCATGAGTCCAGGAACCGTTGTCGGTACGTCAATGTCCAAAAAGAAGTCAAAGTGATAAGAGATTGAAGCACcacaggagaagaagggccgcCTAACAGGAACTAAAGAAgggatgatgatggacagTTGTACATCAAATATGGTCTCGATGTTCAGGAGATGCTATCCAAAAAGAGGCAGCAGAGCACGTCATACAGATCCCTGGTCCCGCGACTGGTAAAAGGACAACAAAACAGGAATCTTTGATAATCACTGTCATAGATATTCCTACCATCGACATGTCTACCGTAGACCAGATGTGACAGTAATTGACGTTTACTAGAGTGGGATATCGATCACTCCGGCAGATCCTTCAACATGCTTCATCACCTTTGTTTTAACCTCGAGAATGGCTCTCCAAGAATTCGCACATTCTGTCACCACATCCAAGACCATCGCCCAGCCTGAAACCCCTCTTCTCTTGTGATCATACATCAGCAACGTCACGTTGCTGTTTTTGTATACAAATTAATCGCACATGATGATCATAGGTTCAAAGATGATATCCTGCCGAAAATGATCTCCCGTGGCCTCGAGCTACTGGATATCGTCTTTCATAAGTGCAGCAACCACACGGCCCTACTCCCTACAATGATAAAGTACATTTCATATACGACAGGCGCTTTTCTCAAGGATGGAGTCCTAAGCGAGGACGCACAGTATTTCTGGCGCTATGCGAGGCTCTCGAATCGCGACTTGAAGCAGGACGTTGCCTTTCCAGGGTAATGAGAAATCAGATGCAAACGGAGAGCGTCCACCGCTAGCTTGGATGCTCGTGTGGCAGGGGACCTACAGCAACATGTATGGATGCTACATGTGAGATGACATCTGTCGTTGGGATTATACGATATGGGATGCGGCGCGACTTGAGCGCACAGGTACTGTGGAAGTGTTGATTTGACAGTGGGAAGCGGATGGGGTGGGGAACTAGTCCAAGGGACAATTTAAACATACTGTAGAAGGACGGAAGAGATCCAGGGTGAGGTGAGATTCTAATTCAGCTGCGCCACCCTTGTTATTTTGGGGGTGGCTATACCTAACAAGTTCGGCCCCGAACAGCAACTGGAGGCCTAAGGGGGGCTGGAATTTAATCGGCCTGAACACCACGGTTAATTCCTCACGGATGGCTCCTGAAAGTAACTCAAAAAACAAGGATCTCACCTCACACAATGGGCAAACTACTGCGTCCCGAGCACCCACCCTCCGAGTACCTACCCTCTGATAGCGAGTACCAGTTATCAGACGTCGACTCCGCTACGAAAAACGCCGCTCACCAGACCCAAACGTCCAAGACAAACGACTGTACATCGCAAGAGTCCCTGCTACAAACCATCAGGCGATATCCCAAAATTGTTGGCTATGTCCTCGGTCTCATTTCTGCATTTTTGCTGCTGGGATACGACAGTTGTGTTGTGAGCACCGTTCCCTCAGTGCCAGAATTCCAAAAAGACTATGGCGAGCAGTTTGGTCCCAACAAAAACCACTATATCATCCCTTCGCTGTGGCTATCGCTGTGGAATGCCCTCCCTAGTATCGGGCAAATGTCAGGCGCGATAGCAGCAGGGTCATTGCAGGACCGAGTAGGCCGACGGTGGCCGTTAGGCGTGGGCAGTGTTCTCTCTGCTGTAGCAGTGGCTGTGATATGCTTGTCGAGTCTGCCGGCAGACATTCTGACTCGCCGAGTCGTGTTTCTCGTCGGCAGCATAGTGCAATGTTTCTCCTTGGGCATGACCACGGCCGCGGCGCAGACATACATTTCCGAGACCGTGCCGACCAGTCTCCGTGGCCCGTCGATGGCTCTCCTTCCGGCCGTCGACATGATCGGTCAGCTGCTCGGCTCTTTAGTTGTCCTGTTGTGGTCTGGCGGCACCTCCAACAGCTCATACATGGTTGCCTTCAACACCATGTGGCCATTCTGGGTGatgccgctgctggtggccTTGCTTCTCCCCGAAAGCCCTTCCTACCTCGTTCGAAAAGGGGATCTAGCTGGCGCACGTCGCTCCTTGCAGAAACTGCACACTGCCAGCGTGGACAGTAAACAGCTCGTCAAGGATCTGAAGCAGTCCCTTGAGACGGAGaaaggccaaggccaaggccaaaaaGTCTCATACAGGGATTGTTTTCGCGATGAGAACAAGCGACGCACGACGATTTCCGTGTTTGGCGCTTCCATGCCAGTATTTTTTGGAACCTCTTTGCTGGCATCTGCCAGTTACTTCTTGCAGACCTTAGGCATGAAAGCCAAAGACAGTCTCTTGATGTTCGTGTTGGGTGTTGCGCTGTCCCTGGTTAGCAACGGTGTGGGAGTCTGGCTGATCAGCTGTGTTGGCCATCGGCGGCTTATTTTGGTTTCTCTGTCTATCACGACAGTAGTATGGCTTTCCATGGGTATATCAAGCTGTTTCCCTGGCATTGCGACTGCCTGGTATGTGTTAATCCTTGTATTATCTTCCTAACAGAGCTGACTCCTTTGAAAATAGGTATGCCGGGGTGTgcatggtggtggtcagcGTAGTCTGCTCCATGGGCGCATGGCCCGCCTCCTTCGCAGTCGTAGGCGAGACCTCCTCGTTGCATCTGCGAGCCAAGACACAGGGTCTTTGTGTCGTCGTTGCGGAACTGTGGAGCCTTGTCTTCAGTATCGTCCTGCCCTACCTCTACAACTCGGACGCTGCCGATCTAGGTGGTAAAATGGGGTTTATCTATTTTGCTCTGGGGGTAATCATCGTTCTCGGGACCTGGTGGATGATCCCAGAAATGAAGGGACGCAACAGTTCTCAGATTGACACTATGTTCAAGATGGGATTGTCGACAAGAATGTTCCGTGGGTGGTCGGGCCAGGTGGAGAGTGAAGACACACGGGTAATGATTCGGGATTAGAAGGAATAGTCTTCTTTTCATCCTATCTGTGT of the Penicillium psychrofluorescens genome assembly, chromosome: 1 genome contains:
- a CDS encoding uncharacterized protein (ID:PFLUO_001888-T1.cds;~source:funannotate), with the protein product MGKLLRPEHPPSEYLPSDSEYQLSDVDSATKNAAHQTQTSKTNDCTSQESLLQTIRRYPKIVGYVLGLISAFLLLGYDSCVVSTVPSVPEFQKDYGEQFGPNKNHYIIPSLWLSLWNALPSIGQMSGAIAAGSLQDRVGRRWPLGVGSVLSAVAVAVICLSSLPADILTRRVVFLVGSIVQCFSLGMTTAAAQTYISETVPTSLRGPSMALLPAVDMIGQLLGSLVVLLWSGGTSNSSYMVAFNTMWPFWVMPLLVALLLPESPSYLVRKGDLAGARRSLQKLHTASVDSKQLVKDLKQSLETEKGQGQGQKVSYRDCFRDENKRRTTISVFGASMPVFFGTSLLASASYFLQTLGMKAKDSLLMFVLGVALSLVSNGVGVWLISCVGHRRLILVSLSITTVVWLSMGISSCFPGIATAWYAGVCMVVVSVVCSMGAWPASFAVVGETSSLHLRAKTQGLCVVVAELWSLVFSIVLPYLYNSDAADLGGKMGFIYFALGVIIVLGTWWMIPEMKGRNSSQIDTMFKMGLSTRMFRGWSGQVESEDTRVMIRD